In a genomic window of Mycolicibacter heraklionensis:
- a CDS encoding LysR family transcriptional regulator: MRHFVVAAEELHFSRAAARVYLAQQALSRQIKDLEDELGAKLFDRTTRNVTLTPAGEVFLEGARAVLAALDSAAAAAEQAARGVVGTLRLGYVPGAALELTAPIIAEFRERHPDVTIEMREFPVSDPSAGLASRAADVTFLRLPQSTPNIKAEILAVDPVVAMVSASHRLAGRTSVSVRDLLDDPITQSSSVDEAHHAFWSLAAARTDATKVDVVRADSITEEAQVVAAGAAIAVTSAAAAHFMPATGVRFVPIDDWPGSAIAVGWTDDEPSPLVSRFVEVACLVRDREPDIVHGIEHRLLAPSP; the protein is encoded by the coding sequence CTGCGCCACTTCGTGGTGGCTGCTGAAGAACTGCACTTCAGTCGGGCAGCGGCGCGCGTGTACCTGGCGCAGCAGGCACTGAGCCGCCAGATCAAAGACCTCGAAGACGAACTCGGCGCCAAGCTGTTCGACCGAACCACCCGCAACGTGACGCTGACGCCCGCCGGCGAAGTCTTCTTGGAGGGAGCGCGCGCGGTCTTGGCCGCGCTGGACAGCGCCGCCGCCGCCGCGGAGCAGGCAGCCCGCGGGGTGGTCGGCACGCTGCGGCTGGGGTACGTACCGGGTGCGGCGCTCGAACTGACGGCGCCGATCATTGCCGAGTTCCGGGAACGTCACCCCGACGTCACCATCGAGATGCGGGAATTCCCGGTCAGCGATCCGTCGGCCGGGTTGGCGTCGCGGGCTGCCGACGTGACCTTCCTGCGGCTGCCCCAGAGCACGCCCAACATCAAGGCCGAGATCTTGGCGGTCGATCCCGTCGTCGCTATGGTGTCGGCCTCGCACCGGCTCGCCGGACGGACGTCGGTGTCGGTGCGAGACCTGCTCGATGACCCGATCACCCAGTCGTCCAGCGTCGACGAAGCCCATCACGCGTTCTGGAGCCTGGCCGCGGCGCGGACCGACGCGACGAAGGTCGACGTGGTGCGCGCCGACTCGATCACCGAGGAAGCACAGGTGGTCGCCGCCGGGGCGGCCATCGCCGTCACCAGCGCGGCAGCCGCGCACTTCATGCCGGCGACCGGCGTCCGGTTCGTGCCGATCGACGACTGGCCCGGCTCGGCGATCGCGGTGGGCTGGACCGACGACGAGCCGTCACCGCTCGTCTCCCGTTTCGTCGAGGTCGCCTGTTTGGTGCGGGATCGGGAGCCGGACATCGTGCACGGCATCGAGCACCGGCTGCTGGCGCCGTCACCGTAA
- the hrcA gene encoding heat-inducible transcriptional repressor HrcA: MGVADDRRFEVLRAIVADFVATKEPIGSKALVERHNLGVSPATVRNDMAVLEAEGYIAQPHTSSGRVPTEKGYREFVDRIDDVKPLSAAERRAILSFLDSGVDLDDVLRRAVRTLAQLTRQVAVVQYPTLSVSTVRRLEVIALTPARLLLVVITDSGRVDQRIVELGDPIDDHQLSQLREMLGAALDGKRISAASTAVAELAGHLDGRSGLAPGLANAVGRSATVLLESLVEHREERLLLGGTANLTRNAADFGSSLRSVLEVLEEQVVVLRLLAVQQEAGKVTVRIGHETEAEEMAGASVVSTAYGSQGTVYGGMGVLGPTRMDYPGTIASVAAVAMYIGEVLGAR, encoded by the coding sequence ATGGGCGTGGCTGATGATCGCCGCTTTGAGGTACTGCGGGCCATCGTCGCGGACTTCGTCGCCACCAAGGAGCCGATCGGCTCCAAAGCCCTGGTCGAACGGCACAATCTGGGGGTTTCCCCGGCCACGGTTCGCAACGACATGGCGGTGCTGGAGGCCGAGGGGTACATCGCCCAACCGCACACCAGTTCCGGGCGGGTGCCCACCGAGAAGGGCTACCGAGAGTTCGTCGACCGTATCGACGACGTCAAGCCGCTGTCGGCCGCCGAGCGCCGGGCGATCCTGTCGTTCCTGGACTCCGGTGTCGACCTCGACGACGTGCTCCGCCGCGCGGTGCGCACCCTGGCGCAGCTGACCCGCCAGGTGGCCGTCGTGCAGTACCCGACTCTGTCGGTGTCGACCGTGCGCCGCCTCGAGGTGATCGCGCTCACCCCGGCGCGGTTGCTGCTCGTGGTCATCACCGACTCCGGCCGAGTCGATCAGCGGATCGTCGAACTCGGCGACCCCATCGACGACCACCAGCTCAGTCAGCTGCGGGAGATGCTCGGCGCCGCGCTGGACGGGAAGCGGATCTCGGCGGCGTCCACCGCCGTCGCCGAACTCGCCGGGCACCTGGACGGGCGCAGCGGGCTTGCCCCCGGTCTGGCCAACGCGGTCGGTCGCTCGGCGACCGTGCTGCTGGAATCGCTGGTCGAGCACCGCGAGGAGCGCCTGTTGCTGGGCGGTACGGCCAACCTGACCCGCAACGCCGCCGACTTCGGCAGCTCACTGCGGTCGGTGCTGGAGGTTCTCGAAGAGCAGGTTGTGGTGCTGCGGTTGCTGGCCGTGCAGCAGGAAGCCGGTAAAGTCACGGTGCGCATCGGTCACGAGACCGAGGCTGAGGAGATGGCCGGCGCCTCGGTGGTGTCCACCGCGTACGGGTCGCAGGGCACTGTGTACGGGGGTATGGGGGTGCTGGGTCCCACCCGGATGGACTATCCGGGAACTATCGCCAGTGTCGCTGCGGTTGCTATGTACATCGGTGAAGTGCTCGGGGCTCGCTAA
- the dnaJ gene encoding molecular chaperone DnaJ — protein sequence MARDYYGLLGVDKDASDTELKRAYRKLARTYHPDVNPDEAAQAKFKEISAAYEVLSDPEKRRIVDLGGDPLENGAGNGFGGFGGSSGFGGLGDVFEAFFGGGAASRGPIGRVRPGSDSLLRLRLDLTECATGVTKRVTVDTAVLCDRCQGRGTNGDSRPMTCDTCHGRGEVQSMQRSLLGQVMTSRPCPTCRGVGEVIPDPCHQCGGDGRVRSRREISVKIPAGVGDGMRVRLAAQGEVGPGGGPAGDLYVEVHEQPHDIFARDGDDLHCHISVPMVDAALGTTVTVDAILDGATEITIPAGTQPGATIVLRGHGMPQVRTGARGDLHAHIEVVVPERLDSHDTELLRQFKEHRDRETAEVRSAHAPQSGGLFSRLRETFTGR from the coding sequence GTGGCACGCGACTATTACGGCTTGTTGGGCGTCGATAAGGACGCTAGCGACACCGAGCTCAAGCGCGCCTATCGAAAGCTGGCGCGCACCTACCACCCCGACGTCAACCCCGACGAGGCGGCGCAGGCCAAGTTCAAGGAGATCAGCGCCGCCTACGAGGTGCTGTCCGACCCGGAGAAACGCCGGATCGTCGACCTCGGCGGCGACCCGCTGGAGAACGGCGCCGGCAACGGCTTTGGTGGATTCGGCGGCTCCTCGGGCTTTGGCGGCCTCGGGGATGTGTTCGAAGCGTTCTTCGGCGGCGGCGCGGCCTCGCGCGGCCCGATCGGACGGGTGCGGCCGGGGTCGGACTCGCTGCTGCGCCTGCGCCTGGACCTCACCGAGTGCGCTACCGGCGTGACCAAGCGCGTCACCGTCGACACCGCGGTGCTGTGCGATCGCTGCCAGGGCCGCGGGACCAACGGGGATTCGCGCCCCATGACGTGCGACACCTGCCACGGCCGCGGCGAGGTGCAGAGCATGCAGCGCTCGCTGCTGGGCCAGGTCATGACGTCACGGCCGTGTCCGACCTGCCGCGGAGTCGGCGAGGTGATTCCGGATCCGTGCCACCAGTGCGGCGGCGACGGCCGGGTGCGCTCACGTCGCGAGATCAGCGTCAAGATCCCCGCCGGAGTCGGCGACGGCATGCGCGTTCGGCTGGCCGCCCAGGGCGAGGTCGGCCCGGGTGGGGGACCGGCCGGTGACCTCTACGTCGAGGTGCACGAGCAGCCCCACGACATCTTCGCCCGCGACGGTGACGACCTGCACTGCCACATCTCGGTGCCGATGGTCGACGCGGCGCTGGGCACCACCGTGACCGTCGACGCGATCCTCGACGGCGCCACCGAGATCACCATCCCGGCCGGCACCCAGCCGGGGGCGACCATCGTGCTGCGCGGCCACGGCATGCCGCAGGTGCGGACCGGGGCGCGCGGTGACCTGCACGCCCACATCGAGGTGGTGGTCCCCGAGCGCCTCGACAGCCACGACACCGAGCTGCTGCGCCAGTTCAAAGAGCACCGCGACCGCGAGACCGCCGAAGTCCGCTCGGCACACGCGCCGCAGAGCGGCGGGCTGTTCAGCCGACTGCGCGAGACCTTCACCGGGCGCTGA
- a CDS encoding 16S rRNA (uracil(1498)-N(3))-methyltransferase — protein sequence MAGLFYVDALPEVGALAVVGGDAGFHAATVRRIRPGEQLTLGDGAGVVAQCQVEEADRSGLRARVLDRSQVAPPAPPVTVVQALPKSERSELAIELATEAGADAFVAWQADRCVARWDGPRADKGVRRWQAVARAAAGQSRRAHIPPVAGVLATSELVSWVGEQVTGGTTVLVLHDAAAAGLPDVSAAPALALVVGPEGGITEAELTALTGAGAVAARLGPTVLRTSTAAAVALGALGVLTPRWGID from the coding sequence GTGGCCGGCCTGTTCTACGTCGACGCGCTGCCCGAGGTGGGTGCGCTTGCCGTGGTCGGCGGCGACGCCGGCTTCCACGCGGCGACGGTGCGCCGGATCCGGCCCGGTGAGCAGCTGACGCTCGGTGACGGCGCCGGCGTCGTGGCGCAGTGCCAGGTCGAGGAGGCCGACCGCAGCGGATTGCGGGCCCGGGTGCTCGACCGTAGCCAGGTCGCACCGCCGGCCCCGCCGGTCACCGTGGTGCAGGCGCTGCCCAAATCCGAACGATCCGAGCTGGCGATCGAGCTGGCCACCGAGGCCGGTGCCGACGCCTTCGTGGCCTGGCAGGCCGACCGGTGCGTGGCCCGCTGGGACGGCCCGCGAGCCGACAAGGGAGTACGACGCTGGCAGGCGGTCGCCCGGGCGGCCGCCGGGCAATCCCGCCGCGCCCACATTCCGCCGGTGGCTGGCGTGCTGGCGACTTCGGAACTGGTGTCGTGGGTCGGCGAACAGGTCACCGGCGGCACGACGGTGCTGGTATTGCACGACGCGGCGGCAGCCGGGTTGCCCGACGTGTCCGCGGCACCGGCACTGGCCCTGGTGGTCGGGCCCGAAGGCGGTATCACCGAGGCGGAGCTGACGGCGCTGACCGGCGCCGGCGCCGTCGCCGCCCGGCTCGGACCGACCGTGCTGCGCACCTCCACCGCGGCGGCGGTCGCGCTGGGTGCGCTCGGGGTGCTGACCCCGCGCTGGGGGATTGACTAA
- a CDS encoding AraC family transcriptional regulator: protein MTNPAGAVPSLSISDGYAVYRGPVGGGGPIHRHGAFQIVVAGRGEVAMVDPAGTRHQAAAVVVSPMAPHRILAIRDLITYFIEPHCLFADQLRQRYDAGIAAAPELGELREPDVAAACRGQSQELDPRLVTALAMLADSNIAMPSLAAEIGLSPQRLRALARRELGMPLTRWRVWSRLRRAVEALQSGMPLAEAATAAGFADQAHFTRQMREMMGLTPSVVLQALA from the coding sequence TTGACTAACCCCGCGGGAGCGGTGCCGTCGCTGAGCATCAGCGACGGCTACGCGGTGTATCGGGGTCCGGTGGGTGGCGGCGGCCCGATCCACCGCCACGGCGCCTTCCAGATCGTCGTCGCCGGGCGAGGCGAAGTGGCGATGGTGGACCCGGCCGGAACGCGTCATCAGGCTGCCGCAGTGGTCGTCTCACCGATGGCGCCGCACCGCATCCTGGCCATCCGCGACCTGATCACCTATTTCATCGAGCCGCACTGCCTGTTCGCCGACCAGCTGCGGCAACGCTATGACGCCGGGATCGCCGCCGCCCCCGAGCTGGGCGAGCTGCGCGAGCCCGATGTCGCCGCCGCCTGCCGGGGCCAGTCGCAGGAGCTGGATCCGCGTCTGGTGACGGCGCTGGCCATGCTCGCCGACAGCAACATCGCGATGCCGAGCCTGGCCGCCGAGATCGGCCTGTCGCCGCAGCGCCTGCGCGCGCTGGCGCGCCGGGAACTGGGGATGCCGCTCACCCGCTGGCGGGTCTGGTCACGGCTGCGTCGGGCCGTCGAAGCCCTGCAGTCGGGGATGCCGCTGGCCGAAGCCGCGACCGCCGCGGGCTTCGCCGATCAGGCCCACTTCACCCGACAGATGCGGGAGATGATGGGCCTGACCCCGTCGGTGGTGCTGCAGGCTCTGGCGTGA
- a CDS encoding class I SAM-dependent methyltransferase: MSEDIFTPALGRLAPARFFDYVVALTRERLWRSLTVMHLAPRPGDAILDVGCGTGSLALLAARVEPQAKIVGLDPDPEILAVAREKDADGRVRWLTGMGDDLVASVGAESMDGVTSSLVLHQCPMDVKRAILASMFAVLRPGGRLVIADFGLQRTVLMRLAFRFVQFADGKTDTQPNADGVLPELISAAGFVGVREADVVATINGTISIYTARKR; this comes from the coding sequence ATGAGCGAGGACATCTTCACCCCTGCCCTGGGCCGCTTGGCGCCGGCCCGGTTCTTCGACTACGTGGTGGCGCTGACGCGAGAGCGGCTGTGGCGGAGCCTGACCGTCATGCACCTGGCGCCGCGTCCCGGCGACGCGATCCTGGACGTGGGTTGCGGCACCGGTTCCTTGGCGCTGCTGGCCGCTCGGGTGGAGCCGCAGGCGAAGATCGTCGGCCTGGACCCCGATCCGGAGATCTTGGCGGTGGCACGCGAGAAGGATGCCGACGGCCGGGTTCGCTGGCTGACCGGGATGGGCGACGACCTGGTGGCATCGGTGGGCGCGGAGTCGATGGACGGCGTGACATCCAGCCTGGTGCTGCACCAATGTCCGATGGACGTCAAGCGTGCGATCCTGGCGTCGATGTTCGCGGTGTTGCGGCCAGGCGGGCGGCTGGTGATCGCCGACTTCGGGCTCCAGCGGACAGTGTTGATGCGCCTGGCGTTTCGGTTTGTTCAGTTCGCCGACGGCAAGACCGACACCCAACCCAACGCCGATGGTGTTCTCCCGGAGCTGATTTCGGCCGCCGGCTTCGTGGGTGTTCGCGAAGCCGACGTGGTGGCCACCATCAACGGGACGATCTCGATCTATACGGCCCGCAAACGGTGA
- a CDS encoding PhoH family protein, producing the protein MTPRDTPAAGPASQVRSSVDIPPDLVVGLLGSADENLRAIERLLTADLHVRGNAVTISGAPADVALAERVLSELVAIAGRGQPLTPETVRHSVGMLVGTGTDSASPAEVLSLDILSRRGKTIRPKTLNQKRYVDAIDAHTIVFGIGPAGTGKTYLAMAKAVKALQTKQVTRIILTRPAVEAGERLGFLPGTLSEKIDPYLRPLYDALHDMMDPELIPKLMSSGVIEVAPLAYMRGRTLNDAFIILDEAQNTTAEQMKMFLTRLGFGSKIVVTGDVTQIDLAGGARSGLRAAVDILDDIDDIYVAELTSVDVVRHRLVSEIVDAYSRHESEQVQPGLAMNRASRRASQGRSRR; encoded by the coding sequence GTGACGCCCCGCGATACCCCCGCTGCCGGGCCGGCCTCGCAGGTTCGCAGCAGCGTCGATATTCCACCCGACCTGGTCGTGGGCCTGCTGGGTTCCGCAGATGAGAACCTGCGCGCCATCGAACGCCTGCTGACCGCCGACCTGCACGTGCGCGGCAATGCCGTCACCATCTCCGGAGCACCGGCCGACGTCGCCCTGGCTGAGCGGGTGCTCTCCGAGCTGGTCGCGATCGCGGGCCGCGGCCAGCCGCTGACTCCCGAAACGGTGCGCCACAGCGTCGGCATGCTGGTGGGCACCGGCACGGACAGTGCATCGCCTGCCGAAGTCCTGAGCCTCGACATCCTGTCGCGGCGCGGCAAGACCATCCGGCCCAAGACGCTCAACCAGAAGCGCTACGTCGACGCCATCGACGCGCACACCATCGTCTTCGGCATCGGCCCGGCCGGCACCGGCAAGACCTACCTGGCGATGGCCAAGGCGGTCAAAGCGCTGCAGACCAAACAGGTCACTCGCATCATCCTGACCCGTCCGGCGGTGGAAGCCGGTGAGCGGCTGGGGTTTCTGCCCGGCACCTTGAGCGAGAAGATCGACCCGTATCTGCGCCCGCTCTACGACGCGCTGCACGACATGATGGACCCGGAGCTGATTCCCAAGCTGATGAGTTCCGGGGTGATCGAGGTGGCGCCGCTGGCGTACATGCGCGGACGGACGCTCAATGACGCGTTCATCATTCTCGACGAGGCGCAGAACACCACCGCCGAACAGATGAAGATGTTCCTCACCCGGCTGGGCTTCGGCTCCAAGATCGTGGTCACCGGCGACGTCACCCAGATTGATCTGGCCGGCGGGGCGAGATCCGGGCTGCGGGCCGCCGTGGACATCCTCGACGACATCGACGACATCTACGTCGCCGAACTCACCAGCGTCGACGTCGTCCGCCACCGGCTGGTGTCGGAGATCGTCGACGCCTACTCACGCCACGAATCCGAACAGGTCCAGCCGGGACTGGCCATGAACCGGGCGTCGCGGCGCGCCTCGCAAGGCAGGTCGCGCCGATGA
- the ybeY gene encoding rRNA maturation RNase YbeY, whose protein sequence is MSIEVSNESGLDVSEVELVSVAKFVLAKMDVNPGAELSMVLLDTAAMADLHMRWMDLPGPTDVMSFPMDELEPGGRPDAPEPGPSMLGDIALCPEFAAEQAAAAGHSLGQELALLTVHGVLHLLGYDHAEPDEEKEMFALQRRLLEEWVADQVETYRAETQSEKDRRLLDKSRYFDEP, encoded by the coding sequence ATGAGCATTGAGGTCTCCAACGAATCCGGCCTCGACGTCTCCGAGGTTGAGCTGGTCAGCGTCGCCAAGTTCGTGCTGGCCAAGATGGACGTCAATCCCGGTGCCGAGCTGTCGATGGTGCTGCTGGACACCGCCGCGATGGCTGACCTGCACATGCGCTGGATGGACCTGCCCGGGCCCACCGACGTCATGAGCTTCCCGATGGACGAACTGGAGCCGGGCGGCCGGCCGGACGCTCCCGAGCCCGGCCCGTCGATGCTCGGCGATATCGCACTGTGCCCGGAGTTCGCCGCCGAACAGGCCGCGGCGGCCGGCCATTCGCTGGGCCAGGAGCTGGCTCTGCTCACCGTGCATGGCGTGCTGCACCTGCTCGGTTACGACCACGCCGAGCCGGACGAAGAAAAAGAGATGTTCGCGTTGCAGCGCCGTCTGCTCGAGGAGTGGGTCGCCGACCAGGTCGAGACCTACCGGGCCGAGACCCAGAGCGAGAAGGACCGCCGGCTGCTGGACAAGTCCAGGTACTTCGACGAACCGTGA
- a CDS encoding hemolysin family protein, with the protein MTGTPLLLGVIALIGLGGLFAAIDAAVSTVSPARVEELVRAKRPGAVWLVKLMAERPRYINLVVLLRITCEVTATALLVHLLSAVLGLDWGLLAAAAAMVVVSFVVIGVGPRTLGRQNAYSIALAAALPLQVLSVLLAPISRVLVVLGNALTPGRGFRNGPFASEIELREVVDMAQQRGVVAADERRMIQSVFELADTPAREVMVPRTEMVWIEHDKSAGQATSLAVRSGHSRIPVIGENVDDILGVVYLKDLVQQTYYSVNGGRDTTVAQVMRPAVFMPDSKALNALLEDMQRSRYHMALLVDEYGAIAGLVTIEDVLEEIVGEIADEYDQGEVAPVEKLDGNRFRVSARLPIEDVGELYGVQFDSGFDVDTVGGLLALELGRVPLPGAEVVSHGLRLRAEGSRDSRGRVRISTVLVSPVEPAGEEAAVEQ; encoded by the coding sequence GTGACCGGAACACCGCTGCTACTCGGCGTGATCGCGCTGATCGGTCTGGGCGGGTTGTTCGCGGCAATCGACGCCGCGGTCAGCACCGTCTCGCCGGCGCGGGTCGAGGAACTGGTGCGGGCGAAGCGGCCCGGCGCGGTCTGGCTGGTCAAGCTGATGGCCGAACGCCCCCGCTACATCAACCTGGTGGTGCTGTTGCGCATCACCTGCGAGGTCACCGCGACTGCGCTGCTGGTGCACCTGCTCAGCGCTGTACTCGGCCTGGACTGGGGGCTGTTGGCCGCCGCCGCGGCCATGGTGGTGGTCAGCTTCGTGGTGATCGGGGTGGGGCCGCGGACCCTGGGCCGGCAGAACGCCTACTCGATCGCACTGGCCGCGGCGCTTCCGTTGCAGGTCCTGTCGGTGTTGCTCGCCCCGATCAGCCGCGTGCTGGTGGTGCTGGGTAACGCGCTGACTCCGGGGCGGGGATTCCGCAACGGGCCGTTCGCCTCCGAAATCGAGCTGCGCGAAGTGGTCGACATGGCACAGCAGCGCGGGGTGGTGGCGGCCGACGAGCGCCGGATGATCCAGTCGGTCTTCGAACTCGCCGACACCCCGGCCCGTGAGGTGATGGTGCCGCGCACCGAGATGGTGTGGATCGAACATGACAAATCCGCCGGACAGGCCACGTCATTGGCGGTGCGCAGTGGGCATTCCCGGATCCCGGTGATCGGCGAGAACGTCGATGACATCCTCGGCGTGGTCTACCTGAAAGACCTTGTCCAACAAACCTATTACTCGGTCAACGGGGGGCGGGACACCACGGTGGCGCAGGTGATGCGCCCGGCGGTCTTCATGCCCGACTCCAAGGCGCTCAACGCGCTGCTGGAAGACATGCAGCGCAGTCGCTATCACATGGCGCTACTGGTGGACGAGTACGGCGCGATCGCCGGACTGGTCACCATCGAGGACGTGTTGGAGGAGATCGTCGGTGAGATCGCCGATGAGTATGACCAAGGCGAAGTCGCCCCGGTGGAAAAGTTGGACGGCAACAGATTTCGGGTCTCGGCGCGGCTGCCGATCGAAGACGTCGGGGAACTCTACGGGGTGCAGTTCGACTCCGGTTTCGACGTCGACACGGTCGGCGGGCTGCTCGCGCTGGAGCTGGGCCGCGTTCCGCTGCCCGGCGCCGAGGTAGTGTCACACGGCCTGCGTCTGCGGGCGGAGGGCAGCCGCGACAGCCGCGGGCGGGTGCGGATCAGCACAGTTCTGGTCAGCCCGGTCGAACCCGCCGGTGAGGAGGCCGCAGTTGAACAGTGA
- the era gene encoding GTPase Era, with amino-acid sequence MTGSDSGFHSGFVCFVGRPNTGKSTLTNALVGAKVAITSNRPQTTRHTIRGIVHRDDFQIILVDTPGLHRPRTLLGKRLNELVKDTYSQVDVIGLCIPADEPIGPGDRWIIEQIRAVAPRTKLVVVVTKIDKGTRDHVAAQLVAVGELAPEAEIVPVSAVSGEQVDVLIDVLAAALPVGPAFYPDGELTDEPEETLMAEFIREAALEGVRDELPHSLAVVIEEVRPRDDREDLIDVYAILYVERDSQKGIVIGRGGARLREVGTAARTQIEKLLGTKVFLDLRVKVAKNWQRDPKQLGRLGF; translated from the coding sequence GTGACTGGATCGGATTCCGGGTTCCATTCCGGCTTCGTATGTTTCGTCGGACGGCCCAACACCGGCAAGTCGACACTCACCAACGCCCTGGTCGGTGCGAAGGTGGCCATCACCTCGAACCGCCCGCAGACCACCCGGCACACCATCCGCGGCATCGTGCACCGAGACGACTTCCAGATCATCCTGGTTGACACCCCCGGTCTGCACCGTCCCCGCACGCTGCTGGGCAAGCGGCTGAACGAGTTGGTCAAAGACACCTATTCGCAGGTCGACGTCATCGGTCTGTGCATTCCCGCCGACGAGCCGATCGGCCCGGGGGACCGCTGGATCATCGAGCAGATCCGCGCGGTCGCACCCAGAACCAAACTGGTCGTCGTTGTCACCAAAATCGACAAGGGCACCCGCGATCACGTCGCCGCGCAACTGGTCGCGGTCGGTGAGCTGGCGCCGGAAGCCGAGATCGTTCCGGTGTCGGCGGTCAGCGGCGAGCAAGTCGATGTGCTGATCGACGTGCTGGCCGCGGCGCTGCCCGTCGGTCCCGCCTTCTACCCGGACGGTGAACTGACCGACGAGCCCGAAGAGACCCTGATGGCCGAGTTCATCCGGGAAGCCGCCCTGGAGGGCGTGCGCGACGAACTGCCGCATTCGCTGGCGGTGGTGATCGAGGAAGTGCGCCCACGCGACGACCGGGAGGACCTGATCGACGTGTACGCGATCCTCTACGTCGAACGCGACAGCCAGAAGGGAATCGTGATCGGCCGCGGCGGCGCCCGGCTGCGCGAGGTGGGTACGGCCGCGCGCACGCAGATCGAGAAACTGTTGGGTACCAAGGTGTTTCTCGACCTGCGGGTCAAGGTGGCCAAGAACTGGCAGCGCGACCCCAAGCAGCTCGGGCGGTTGGGCTTCTAG
- a CDS encoding DUF5642 family protein, with protein sequence MPVRKSLLVSSVGLIVCAQALAGCGGSQKPVDTTKLFNVQSTFGSDFKTQTKGPNDIDPKILGPQKMPPGVTFDPSDCADFAANTGRPPKGIRGKMSMVSILGNGNQLVAIAMQADQDLPYDAADAEKCKHVSFNAGKLTGYLDEVDAPQIDHAKTVGSHSEIEITGKDGQQQSRESYTFTAYLGSALVQVTANPQPVRGQPPTMVDADRARQLLVDAVSALRD encoded by the coding sequence ATGCCCGTACGCAAGTCGTTGCTTGTCTCCTCGGTTGGCCTCATCGTGTGTGCGCAAGCACTGGCCGGTTGCGGGGGGAGCCAAAAGCCGGTCGATACCACCAAGCTCTTCAACGTTCAGTCGACGTTCGGCTCGGACTTCAAGACCCAGACCAAGGGTCCCAACGACATCGATCCGAAGATCCTCGGGCCGCAGAAGATGCCGCCGGGAGTGACGTTCGACCCCTCCGACTGCGCTGACTTCGCTGCCAACACCGGCCGGCCGCCGAAGGGCATCCGGGGCAAGATGTCGATGGTCTCCATCCTCGGCAACGGCAACCAGCTGGTCGCGATCGCTATGCAGGCCGACCAGGACCTGCCGTACGACGCCGCGGACGCCGAGAAGTGCAAGCACGTCTCGTTCAACGCCGGAAAGCTCACCGGCTACCTCGACGAGGTGGACGCCCCGCAGATCGACCACGCCAAGACCGTGGGTTCGCACTCGGAGATCGAGATCACCGGCAAGGACGGCCAGCAGCAGTCTCGCGAGTCCTACACCTTCACCGCCTACCTGGGCAGCGCGCTGGTGCAGGTCACGGCCAACCCGCAGCCGGTCCGCGGCCAGCCGCCGACGATGGTCGACGCCGACCGGGCGCGCCAGTTGCTGGTCGACGCGGTGTCGGCGCTGCGCGACTAG
- a CDS encoding SDR family oxidoreductase, which yields MPKKQSVGDARVLITGGARGIGAATAKLLAARGARVWIGDVDEDTCLQTAAELGVCGGWLDVTNPASWRDMLARIEASEGPLDVLVNNAGVMPLGAFEAETEQVRDLILDVNVRGVLNGMQAVLPGMARRGRGHVVNVASMAGMIPVPGMLTYNASKFAALGASLSARREYAGTGVAVSAVLPSAVRTELTSGAPLGGGMPTVDPEDVAAAILAVLRSRAARRSVPRWVAPAWSTTAFVPEWLQSLARRLLDDRRALTSIDTAARSAYIERVDRQARAHHGESAS from the coding sequence ATGCCGAAGAAGCAGTCGGTCGGCGACGCCCGAGTGCTGATCACCGGCGGCGCCCGCGGGATCGGCGCGGCCACCGCGAAGCTGCTCGCCGCCCGCGGCGCCCGAGTGTGGATCGGCGACGTCGACGAGGACACCTGCCTGCAGACGGCCGCCGAACTCGGCGTCTGCGGCGGTTGGCTCGACGTGACCAACCCGGCGTCCTGGCGGGACATGCTGGCGCGGATTGAGGCGTCTGAGGGCCCACTGGACGTCCTGGTCAACAACGCCGGGGTCATGCCGCTCGGCGCCTTCGAAGCCGAGACGGAGCAGGTCAGGGATCTGATCCTGGACGTCAATGTCCGCGGCGTGCTCAACGGTATGCAGGCGGTGCTGCCCGGTATGGCCCGGCGGGGCCGCGGCCACGTCGTCAACGTCGCCTCGATGGCCGGCATGATTCCGGTGCCCGGCATGCTCACCTACAACGCGAGCAAATTCGCGGCCCTGGGGGCGTCGCTGTCCGCGCGGCGTGAGTACGCCGGCACCGGTGTCGCGGTCTCGGCGGTGCTGCCTTCGGCGGTGCGGACCGAACTGACCTCCGGCGCCCCGCTGGGCGGCGGCATGCCCACGGTCGATCCGGAGGATGTGGCGGCGGCGATCTTGGCGGTGTTGCGATCACGTGCCGCTCGCCGGTCGGTGCCCCGTTGGGTGGCTCCGGCGTGGTCGACGACCGCGTTCGTGCCCGAGTGGCTGCAGAGTCTGGCTCGGCGGCTGCTCGATGATCGGCGGGCGCTCACCTCCATTGACACCGCGGCGCGCAGTGCCTACATCGAGCGGGTGGACCGGCAGGCCCGCGCTCATCATGGCGAGTCGGCCTCGTGA